A genomic region of Bdellovibrionales bacterium contains the following coding sequences:
- a CDS encoding rhodanese-like domain-containing protein: MTNAHVDFSSKMPNPNCRGVVDISPEELFEKRSHVKLIDVRELSEFTGELGHIHGAKLITLNLLPEKIGEVPRDATVVFICRSGGRSAQATAFALENGFSSVYNMKGGMLLWNQLGFETEGGK; this comes from the coding sequence ATGACAAATGCACACGTTGATTTTAGCTCAAAAATGCCAAATCCAAACTGTCGCGGAGTCGTTGACATCTCTCCGGAAGAACTTTTTGAAAAGAGATCTCATGTCAAGCTTATTGATGTCAGAGAACTTAGCGAATTTACCGGTGAACTCGGTCACATTCATGGAGCCAAATTAATCACTCTTAATCTCCTTCCAGAAAAGATCGGGGAAGTGCCGCGAGATGCCACTGTTGTATTTATTTGTCGTAGCGGGGGCCGTAGCGCACAAGCAACTGCCTTCGCGCTAGAAAATGGTTTTTCTTCTGTTTACAACATGAAGGGCGGAATGCTTTTATGGAATCAACTCGGATTTGAAACGGAAGGAGGAAAATAA
- a CDS encoding response regulator has product MNKNEINILIVDDDESSRQALSEVVARAGFKTTVVAKAENALNSVRIKPVHGAIIDCMLPRMNGVQLAQELRKSRFGDGPIIFVSGVFKDRAFAQDAIGKTHAKEYFTKPISNAALVDVLEKELERLIDIPKVPLHALLSKPYASDRERVKALESIDEISGLDLPLIISILLDAESSGFLNLATENGDISGINFNNGFIDKVDTADSGSMLGKLLVDAGFLTTIDFDELPEKQRRGDVVKNLIAENLISPHASGLIKKDQIIYDLEKLVKESKLQINFVPERVKSLGEGVSSSMLDSFYYKVINKYYSLKWLEDFYSPWLDHPMRLGPDFSTSHEIYDKIVSEVSPDFLEELPKEKTIEEILEVHDWDKTKFYRVIHFIALRRLIVFDDVKRAKGGDDQLQRLKTILRDIEGKDPFEIFKYFGAGGKVEIKDAEKIYKEFARANHPDKISSAAPAELKLIVNRVYALVSDAYDVAGNEAKRDRFIRSKKQKEAEKQMISEKLTEEGLALLRRGKVKESLEKLNESIKSYPSDNLYMYWSWATIKAYGDRLPEDVLKEVQKKMDRIKAEDRRNPIYLFVSGLVKKVSGDLEGALAQFDKALAIDPGMIDVRREISSLRMPKDTNTDTFTGELTSIVGRLFKKQTKK; this is encoded by the coding sequence ATGAATAAGAATGAAATCAACATTTTGATTGTCGACGATGACGAAAGCTCAAGGCAAGCGTTGAGCGAAGTTGTGGCAAGGGCTGGATTTAAAACAACCGTTGTAGCTAAGGCCGAAAATGCATTGAATTCGGTAAGGATCAAGCCTGTGCACGGTGCAATCATTGATTGTATGTTGCCGAGAATGAATGGCGTGCAATTGGCTCAAGAGTTACGTAAAAGTCGATTCGGCGATGGCCCAATTATCTTTGTGAGCGGAGTTTTCAAAGATAGGGCCTTTGCTCAAGATGCAATAGGTAAAACTCATGCTAAGGAGTATTTTACCAAACCAATTTCGAATGCTGCTCTGGTAGATGTTCTTGAAAAGGAGCTGGAGCGGCTGATTGACATTCCAAAGGTGCCGCTCCACGCGTTATTATCGAAGCCCTACGCTTCGGATAGAGAACGCGTGAAAGCCTTGGAGAGTATCGATGAAATCAGTGGCCTGGATCTGCCCTTGATTATATCTATACTTCTAGATGCGGAGTCATCAGGATTTTTGAATCTTGCGACGGAAAATGGTGATATTTCGGGAATTAATTTTAACAACGGATTCATTGACAAAGTGGACACCGCCGATAGCGGATCAATGTTGGGAAAGCTATTGGTCGATGCAGGTTTTTTAACAACCATTGATTTTGATGAGCTTCCTGAAAAACAACGTCGGGGAGACGTGGTTAAAAATCTTATAGCCGAAAATCTTATCAGTCCTCATGCGTCCGGACTTATAAAGAAGGATCAAATTATTTACGACCTAGAAAAACTGGTAAAGGAATCGAAGCTTCAAATTAATTTTGTGCCCGAGAGAGTAAAATCCTTAGGCGAGGGAGTTTCCTCTTCGATGCTGGATTCCTTCTATTACAAGGTAATAAACAAGTATTATTCTTTGAAGTGGTTAGAGGATTTCTATTCTCCATGGCTTGACCACCCGATGAGATTGGGTCCTGACTTTTCGACTTCCCATGAAATTTACGACAAGATCGTGAGCGAAGTGAGTCCGGATTTCTTAGAGGAGCTTCCAAAGGAAAAGACAATCGAGGAAATTCTTGAGGTACATGATTGGGACAAGACAAAATTCTACAGGGTCATACATTTTATTGCACTTCGACGATTGATCGTCTTTGATGATGTCAAGCGGGCAAAGGGGGGAGATGATCAGCTTCAGCGATTGAAAACAATACTTCGTGATATCGAGGGAAAAGATCCGTTCGAAATTTTTAAGTATTTCGGGGCGGGTGGAAAAGTTGAAATAAAGGACGCGGAAAAAATTTACAAGGAATTTGCCAGAGCCAATCACCCGGATAAGATTTCTTCGGCGGCCCCTGCGGAGCTGAAGTTAATTGTGAACAGAGTTTATGCCCTTGTATCCGATGCCTATGATGTTGCGGGTAATGAGGCAAAGAGAGATCGTTTTATTCGATCCAAGAAACAGAAGGAAGCTGAGAAACAAATGATATCTGAGAAGCTGACGGAAGAAGGATTGGCACTATTGCGTCGTGGAAAGGTGAAAGAATCTCTTGAAAAGCTAAACGAAAGCATTAAGTCTTATCCGAGTGACAACCTGTACATGTACTGGAGCTGGGCGACAATCAAGGCTTACGGAGACAGACTGCCCGAGGATGTTCTCAAGGAAGTTCAAAAAAAAATGGATCGAATTAAGGCGGAAGATCGTAGGAATCCGATCTATCTATTTGTATCCGGACTTGTTAAAAAGGTATCAGGCGATTTAGAAGGAGCCCTCGCTCAGTTTGATAAGGCACTCGCAATTGATCCGGGGATGATTGATGTGAGGCGGGAGATTTCAAGCCTTCGAATGCCTAAGGATACTAATACCGATACGTTCACGGGAGAGCTCACTTCGATCGTCGGTCGTCTTTTCAAAAAGCAGACAAAGAAATAA
- a CDS encoding Hpt domain-containing protein, translating to MNYSLYDPLLDPVFVVDENRRVTYANEAATSFLETSLKRLSKAASLHDFVAFDDLSLFVMPGGTWGMVEETAYREVQYKLRNGKNGKVQIAIFPLAKQAECSNWLVILRDVTLEEILVGKYRSEIGEKEEYIQRLQAAQSKLEDYSRNLEKMVSERTLELSEVSRLLRAIMESLGQGFLVFGADRKVSEIFTKACLEILESAPGGKVIDDVLRLEGADRVQFDMWCEAVFAQSLPFESLVDLAPNRYRHTKGNEICLDYYPIGEEGRAPSQLVLVATDKTLEREAQRELEKEKKHAQLILKIFRNRNQFLRFLKATQVGIDFLREQVSEGAARDFDSDEAFRRLHTIEGESSVFSAAEIRDACRECQDCLEPLRILEAGEDPSHLLKPYRLSLKRFEQRYKAFIVEFTDILKLLPPDSDSRVELEASEFLAILRRLQELGMPQPELSQIQDKYLNQSMRSLLSYYNDVIQVIAAKQGKTVAAIEFIGEDVRISLDRYGCLLESLVHVFRNAVDHGLEDSVSRLKKGKTEAGKITVSTRKIILESRESIELIISDDGAGISPEVVRGIVRDRLTGVDQRLIDDDREVIQFIFHPGLSTRSIPGEFSGRGVGMDAVKSEVQRLGGKVRVESEVDLGTKVIIVVPNNKAFEFRPAKSA from the coding sequence ATGAATTACAGTTTGTATGATCCATTGCTGGATCCCGTATTTGTCGTCGATGAAAATCGGCGAGTGACCTATGCGAACGAAGCGGCAACATCATTTTTGGAAACGTCCCTTAAGAGACTTTCCAAAGCTGCTTCACTTCATGATTTTGTCGCGTTTGACGATCTTTCATTATTTGTCATGCCCGGGGGGACTTGGGGGATGGTTGAGGAAACGGCCTACCGTGAAGTGCAATATAAATTGAGGAACGGAAAAAATGGAAAGGTACAAATCGCAATATTTCCCCTTGCTAAGCAGGCAGAGTGTTCCAATTGGTTGGTTATTTTGCGGGATGTGACACTTGAGGAAATTTTGGTCGGAAAATACAGGTCAGAAATTGGAGAAAAGGAAGAATACATTCAGCGGCTTCAGGCAGCTCAATCGAAGTTAGAGGATTACTCGAGGAATCTTGAAAAAATGGTGAGCGAGCGCACTCTTGAGTTATCTGAAGTGAGTCGTTTGTTGAGAGCCATTATGGAAAGTTTGGGGCAAGGTTTTTTGGTATTTGGCGCAGATAGAAAAGTCTCGGAGATCTTTACAAAGGCCTGTTTGGAAATTCTAGAATCGGCACCAGGAGGAAAAGTTATAGATGATGTTCTGAGACTTGAGGGAGCGGATCGAGTGCAATTTGACATGTGGTGCGAGGCGGTCTTTGCTCAGTCTTTGCCATTCGAAAGTCTTGTCGATTTGGCCCCGAATCGCTATCGGCATACAAAGGGAAACGAGATTTGTCTTGATTATTACCCGATTGGAGAAGAGGGGAGAGCTCCCTCACAGCTTGTTTTGGTTGCCACAGATAAAACCCTGGAGAGGGAAGCTCAAAGGGAATTAGAAAAGGAAAAGAAGCACGCACAATTGATTTTGAAAATCTTCAGAAATCGTAATCAGTTTCTAAGATTTTTAAAAGCTACCCAAGTAGGGATTGATTTTCTGAGAGAACAAGTTTCTGAAGGAGCTGCTCGTGATTTCGATTCAGACGAGGCTTTTAGGCGATTGCACACAATTGAAGGAGAGTCGAGCGTATTTTCAGCCGCCGAGATTCGAGACGCCTGCAGGGAATGTCAAGATTGTCTTGAGCCGCTAAGAATACTTGAAGCGGGCGAGGATCCTTCTCATCTGCTAAAGCCCTACCGCCTTTCACTGAAGAGATTTGAACAGAGATATAAGGCGTTTATTGTTGAATTTACGGACATATTGAAGCTCTTACCGCCCGATTCTGACTCTAGGGTGGAGTTGGAGGCATCTGAATTTCTTGCGATTCTCAGACGTCTTCAGGAGCTTGGAATGCCCCAACCAGAGCTATCTCAAATCCAGGACAAATACTTGAATCAATCGATGAGGTCGCTTTTGAGCTACTATAATGATGTCATTCAGGTGATCGCAGCAAAGCAGGGAAAAACTGTGGCAGCTATTGAATTTATTGGAGAAGACGTTCGCATTTCTCTCGATCGTTATGGTTGTCTTTTAGAGTCACTCGTTCATGTTTTTAGAAATGCGGTAGATCATGGTTTGGAGGATTCTGTTTCGCGGCTGAAAAAGGGCAAAACGGAGGCAGGAAAAATCACCGTTTCGACGAGAAAAATCATCTTAGAGAGTAGGGAGTCGATTGAATTGATAATTTCCGATGATGGGGCTGGAATTTCTCCGGAAGTCGTTCGAGGAATTGTAAGAGATAGGCTCACTGGTGTGGATCAGAGATTGATCGATGATGATCGTGAGGTTATCCAATTTATATTTCATCCCGGACTCTCAACTCGATCTATCCCTGGCGAATTTTCGGGAAGGGGAGTAGGGATGGATGCGGTCAAAAGTGAAGTTCAGCGCTTGGGAGGAAAAGTGAGGGTGGAGTCGGAAGTTGATTTGGGTACAAAGGTTATAATTGTAGTTCCAAATAACAAGGCATTTGAATTTAGGCCGGCCAAATCCGCCTAA
- a CDS encoding RNA methyltransferase has protein sequence MKTECFNKGQIAINLVLVRTIYPSNIGSVARVMGNMGAHRLILVDPQCEINSKAREGAAGAQKYLASRSIYSHWDEFYQNESSGIRIGLTRRTGKLRTDISLNEVLPKLNLNLSDSSPLQIYLIFGPEDNGLSADDLALLNFSASLPIFGEFPSMNLSHAVLLACYLVRHWAQDLSINEMTPDMIDQPKMKPQESINGKLKNSGLYFPDQSIRTWLEAIGFSLEKRRASAYTTIRRLLLQNQPSETELHVLEAVLQQNIRKLRNATVAQNGSAGDSTPN, from the coding sequence ATGAAAACTGAATGTTTTAATAAAGGCCAAATAGCTATTAATCTTGTGCTTGTCAGAACCATTTATCCAAGCAATATCGGCTCAGTGGCCAGAGTTATGGGAAACATGGGGGCCCATCGCCTCATTTTGGTTGATCCACAGTGTGAGATCAATTCAAAGGCTCGAGAGGGGGCCGCTGGTGCTCAAAAATACTTGGCATCACGATCAATCTACTCCCATTGGGATGAATTTTACCAAAATGAAAGTTCTGGCATCAGGATTGGACTGACACGCAGGACCGGAAAACTCCGCACTGACATCTCACTGAACGAAGTGCTCCCCAAACTAAATCTGAATCTTTCTGATTCATCGCCTCTTCAAATCTATCTGATTTTTGGCCCAGAGGACAATGGACTCTCTGCCGATGATTTGGCCCTATTAAATTTTTCAGCAAGCCTTCCCATCTTCGGTGAATTTCCAAGCATGAATCTGTCGCACGCAGTTTTATTGGCTTGCTACCTCGTAAGACACTGGGCACAAGACCTTTCGATCAACGAAATGACCCCAGATATGATTGACCAGCCAAAAATGAAACCTCAAGAGAGCATAAACGGTAAGCTCAAAAACAGTGGCCTCTATTTTCCCGATCAGTCAATCCGAACTTGGTTGGAAGCAATCGGATTTTCTCTAGAAAAACGTCGGGCCAGTGCCTACACAACCATTCGACGCCTCTTACTTCAAAATCAACCCAGCGAAACAGAACTCCACGTGCTCGAGGCTGTTCTCCAGCAAAATATCAGAAAGCTCCGCAATGCCACAGTGGCCCAAAATGGATCGGCCGGTGATTCAACTCCAAATTGA
- the ribD gene encoding bifunctional diaminohydroxyphosphoribosylaminopyrimidine deaminase/5-amino-6-(5-phosphoribosylamino)uracil reductase RibD yields the protein MMGEVPLSEEAAMNMAILEARKGIGFVAPNPPVGCVILDKNGFLIGKGFHTKYGAPHAEVEAIRSVRDSERLKDASVFVTLEPCGHFGKTPPCADQLAELPLRKVVFGMKDPNPMVAGRGIAKIRQFGIHVEEWTGPHSLELAELLEVFLVNILERRAFVGMKAAITLDGFVADHSGKVKWITNVKSREAVHYLRGCYQAVLVGNGTIKSDNPQLNVRSEWFGEKPNKVVVLDPDMRLGSNLGIYRFSHSHSPSDIIQVVSKSSSSPPSDGHTEMLVNLEDSKIDLNDLSRRLFEKGICSIFVEGGASTFSNYLVQHAVDRLYLFLAPKILGYPSGLSWTCGLAGQELDQCPELESPRTTAYDGDLMISGRLKFR from the coding sequence GTGATGGGAGAGGTTCCTTTATCCGAAGAAGCAGCGATGAATATGGCTATTCTTGAAGCAAGAAAGGGAATAGGATTTGTTGCTCCCAACCCCCCCGTTGGCTGTGTCATTTTGGATAAAAATGGATTTTTGATAGGAAAGGGTTTTCACACCAAATACGGAGCGCCTCACGCCGAAGTAGAGGCCATCAGATCAGTTAGGGATTCTGAGCGACTGAAAGATGCTTCCGTTTTCGTTACTTTAGAGCCCTGTGGGCATTTTGGCAAAACTCCTCCGTGCGCTGATCAGTTGGCAGAGCTACCTCTAAGAAAAGTTGTATTTGGAATGAAAGACCCAAACCCAATGGTGGCGGGACGGGGCATAGCAAAAATTCGTCAGTTTGGTATTCATGTAGAAGAATGGACAGGGCCTCATAGTCTTGAGCTAGCGGAGCTTTTGGAAGTTTTTTTGGTGAATATTCTTGAAAGAAGAGCCTTTGTCGGGATGAAGGCGGCTATTACATTGGACGGATTTGTTGCGGATCATAGCGGAAAGGTCAAGTGGATTACCAATGTGAAGTCCAGAGAGGCCGTTCACTATTTGAGAGGATGTTATCAGGCCGTATTGGTTGGAAATGGGACTATTAAGTCAGACAATCCGCAGTTAAATGTACGAAGTGAGTGGTTTGGGGAGAAACCCAATAAGGTGGTTGTACTTGATCCAGACATGCGACTTGGTAGCAATTTGGGAATTTACAGATTTTCTCATTCACATTCTCCTAGCGACATTATTCAGGTGGTATCGAAATCTAGTTCCTCGCCACCAAGTGATGGACACACTGAAATGCTTGTCAATTTGGAAGACTCTAAGATTGATTTGAATGATCTTTCTCGGCGTCTTTTTGAAAAGGGCATTTGCTCGATTTTTGTCGAAGGTGGAGCGAGCACATTTTCAAACTATCTGGTTCAGCATGCTGTTGACCGACTGTATTTATTTTTGGCTCCAAAAATCTTGGGTTATCCGTCGGGCTTATCTTGGACCTGCGGATTGGCTGGTCAAGAGCTGGATCAATGTCCCGAGTTGGAATCGCCTCGAACTACCGCATACGATGGGGACCTCATGATTTCGGGTCGTCTCAAATTTCGTTAG
- a CDS encoding response regulator — protein sequence MFTKDTHILVVDDSVNIRRVIVDGLASLGFRKIVAASDVNEGLGKLNFYVNSPTPIQLVLSDLNMPGLSGLDFLRTVRSDEKFKSLPFLLVTTENEKGSVITAAIGGVSGYVIKPFNLETLARRLEDAWRKHGGE from the coding sequence ATGTTTACAAAGGACACACACATTTTGGTGGTCGATGACTCTGTCAACATTCGTCGAGTAATCGTCGATGGATTAGCTAGTCTAGGTTTCAGGAAAATTGTTGCGGCGTCAGATGTGAATGAGGGCCTCGGGAAACTCAATTTTTACGTGAATAGTCCAACGCCCATTCAACTCGTGCTGTCTGATTTGAACATGCCTGGTCTCAGCGGGCTTGATTTTCTTCGCACGGTTCGAAGTGACGAGAAATTCAAATCCTTGCCATTTCTACTTGTGACGACAGAAAATGAAAAAGGCTCGGTTATTACTGCCGCGATTGGCGGTGTCAGTGGCTATGTGATTAAACCGTTTAATTTGGAGACACTGGCCAGGCGTCTTGAAGACGCATGGAGAAAGCATGGCGGAGAATAA
- the rfaD gene encoding ADP-glyceromanno-heptose 6-epimerase: MIVITGATGFIGSALLWELNQGGHEDILISDHIPPSERSQVFSKLSFKKFVLANDLLEYLKALKNPPEYIFHMGACSSTTEKDVIYLKKNNTLFTEDLFEYCAKNEVPFIYASSGAVYGNGDHGFDDESPPTLFSPLNPYGWSKLNFDLLALKKDQRPPQWYGLRFFNVFGPNEYHKGNMASVAYKAFLQIRENGELNLFKSHNPLYPDGGQLRDFIYIKDITKWMVEIMNRKGKVGSGIYNMGFGKARTWLDLASSVFHALDRPMKINWIPVPEDIRAQYQYFTEAKLDKLLSASLPSPEWSLEDGIFDYVTKYLQRPDPYL; the protein is encoded by the coding sequence ATGATCGTGATTACGGGGGCCACAGGCTTTATAGGTAGTGCTCTACTTTGGGAATTAAATCAAGGGGGTCACGAGGATATCCTCATCTCTGATCACATCCCGCCAAGCGAACGTTCCCAGGTTTTTTCAAAGCTTTCCTTCAAAAAATTTGTCTTGGCCAATGATTTGCTCGAATATCTCAAAGCCCTTAAGAATCCTCCTGAATATATTTTCCACATGGGGGCGTGCTCCTCGACCACCGAAAAAGACGTGATTTATCTGAAAAAAAATAACACTCTCTTTACAGAGGACCTTTTTGAATACTGCGCAAAAAATGAAGTTCCCTTTATCTACGCGAGCAGTGGTGCTGTTTATGGAAATGGAGATCACGGATTCGATGATGAGAGTCCCCCCACTCTCTTTAGTCCCTTGAACCCCTATGGTTGGTCAAAACTCAATTTTGATTTGCTCGCTTTGAAGAAAGATCAACGTCCCCCTCAATGGTACGGTTTACGTTTCTTTAATGTCTTCGGCCCAAATGAGTATCATAAGGGAAATATGGCAAGTGTTGCTTATAAGGCCTTTCTCCAAATTCGCGAAAACGGCGAGTTAAATTTATTCAAGTCCCACAATCCTCTCTACCCGGATGGCGGACAATTGCGAGATTTCATTTACATAAAAGACATCACAAAGTGGATGGTTGAAATAATGAACAGGAAAGGTAAAGTGGGGTCGGGAATATATAACATGGGTTTTGGAAAGGCCCGAACTTGGCTAGACCTTGCTTCCTCTGTATTTCACGCACTTGATAGGCCCATGAAAATCAATTGGATCCCTGTCCCTGAAGATATCCGTGCCCAGTATCAATATTTTACTGAAGCCAAGTTAGACAAGTTACTCTCGGCCTCTCTGCCCTCACCAGAGTGGTCACTCGAAGATGGTATTTTTGATTATGTGACCAAGTACTTACAAAGACCTGACCCTTATCTATAA